ATATGAAAGGCGAGGATGTGAACTCCCTGCAGCCCAAGGAGCTGATCGCCATCGAGGAGGCGCTCACCAACGGCCAGACCAACCTCAGGGACAAGATGGTAATGCATGCTGGGTGTAGAAAATTCAGAGCTTGCAAGTGTTTCATCTTTGTTTTGTGGAATATTGTTGTCTGCCTCTGATGTTGGTGTGTCTCCTTGTTGCAGATGGACCACTGGAAGATGCACAGGAGGAATGTATGGACACTAAATTTACCACTGCGCTTTGCATTTCCTTCTGTACACCATGGAGTTTCTTGAAGAAGAATTTTGATCTTTTTTTGGCAAAGAAAATTCTGATCATGCTCCTCCTTTGTGATTTACCACAGGAGAAGATGCTGGAGGAGGAGCACAAGCTGCTGGCTTTGAGGATGGTAATTCTTGAGCACTTCCTTGCTTTCTTCAGTCTAGAATTAATCATCCTGCGGAACTGCAGACATGCATCAGCTTTTGCCAACTAGTGAAATGGAGCATAatcagggcatgtacaatggtggcatatggatacagaTGGCTCAGgacaaaaagtaatttgaggcGTATGTGTTGATTTTTTCTCTCCAATGCAAGCTACTACTAGTGGGCCTTATCAAAGAATAAAAAAGTGACTCTCACTACACATACATCCCTCCTCTCCACTTCAACTTTACGCATCGGACCACACTTTTTCTCTCTAAGCACTCTCCTCCTGGAGAGGATAACGCTTCCCCATCCGAACCTACTTTTTCTGTTATCCAATCCTACATGGCATGTGAGGCATCACCCTGGGGCTATGCATTGGCCATGCCCTCATATCCTCCAAGGGCATGATCTTGGTTTCAGTACAGTGTTGCTAATGCAGTTAGACCACTGGTCAGTACTTAATGTGGCTGATCAGAGTCATCTACTCAGCAACCAAATAACGCATCACTACATAGTTCCTTGCTGCATTATTTTTCAACACAGCATGCGTGTCTTCATACCCTGCAAACTGAATCACCTCTACCTAGTCCAATTGAATAACCGAAACTGTAATAACAGAATTCACTGCATAGGTTAAAAATTTCAGTGAATGGTAACCGCACTTTCTGCTTTGTTGACAAGTAACCCAAAAGCTGAGAAATTGCTGAAGTTCTCCTCCTGTTTCCAGCACCAGCAGGACGACCTGAGCAGCGGCATGAGGGAGATGGAGCTCGGGTACCATCAGGGTAGGGATTTCACTTCCCAGATGCCGTTCACCTTCCGGCTGCAGCCCAGCCACCCCAACTTGCAGGAAGACAAGTAGGCCATCGAATCCTGCCGTGGCCTGTGTGAACTGAAGCTCCTCTACCTGCAGGCCACAACTGCTAGCTTCAATTTCCGTGTGCAACCTTAAATGTATCTTCCTTTTCATGTCTGGCCTGATGAACTTAACACCGCTAGTTGCTTCCCAACACATAACTTTTAACTAAGACAGTTCCTGTCCCTGTCAAGATGCTTGTATAATTGCTGCCTATCCTGATTACAGTGTGTCTTGTTAGTGATGATGGCCAAGGTGCGAAAGTAACAAAGTTTGATGTGAATgccattttggccatttgaatGCCTCATTCAGAAAGTCAATATAATCAAAGAAGTATCGACACACAACTCTGGACTTCAGTTGACCAGAACAAACACAAGAATTACATCACCTAAGCATGTCCCCATTATCCATTAAAGGGCCACTGATAGCCGGGGAAGCGCTGAAGTTGCTCCCAGCTTCGCTGAACATCAAAAAGTTGTGCCCAAATGGCAGCGGCCGATCTGGTATCTCTGGTATGTCCATGTCCCCCTCAAGCATCTTCACGGCCTCGGTGATGGTCGGTCGGAGCGCAACCATCACATGAGCGCAGAGGATTCCAACAAGAACAAACCTTTCGATGGCCTCACCTCTTGGGCTCTCGCACGTCGACAATGCATCGTCGAGCACCTCCCTTGACTGGCCAGCCTTGATGAGCGTCCACGCCCAGTCGGTGATCAGCACTGGCCCATTCGAAGCCGTCATGTCAAGCACATGCCGCCCACTCAATATCTCAAGCACCAGAACGCCGAAGCTGTAGACGTCGCTCTTCTCTGTCAATTGTCCATAGAGCGCGTACTCCGGCGCCAAGTAGCCATGTGTGCCGGCAACCCGCGTCGTGAGGTGAGACTGCCCTTCTCGGCTCCTCCTGGCTAGCCCGAAATCCGCCACGCGTGCCCGCATCTCATTGTCGAGCAATATGTTGGTCGCCTTGATGTCCCTGTGATAGATCGCAGGCTTGACACCATAATGCAGATATTCCAACCCCTTTGCCACATCCATTATTATGTTCCGACGTTGTGCCCATGTCAATGCCGCCCGCTTGCTGCTTCCTACTCTGTCCTGGAAGATGAACTCCTCGAGCGATCCATTGGGCATGAAGTCGTACACGAGGAACATCTGCTTCccttcctctatgtcgtcatcgaCAATGCAGCAGCCACGCAGCGGCACCAGGTTCCGGTGCCGGAGGTGGCTGATGATCTCCACCTCGTTGGTGAACTCCTCGTCACCGCCGTCCATTTCTGGGTTGAGCATCTTCTTGACGGCAACCACAGACCCATCCGCGAGCACGCCGCGGTAGACAACTCCGAACCCACCGCGGCCGATGAGGTTTCGGTCCGCGAAGTTGTCCGTCCCCTTGGACAACTCGGCGATGTCGAACAGTATTGACCCGGTGTTGGGCCTTAGGTGCGGACGCCGGTCCTCCGACCCCTCCTCAGGGATGGTgtggttcctcttcttcttctcggcGTGCCTTGTCTTTCTCCAGACAAAGAATGCGAGGACTGACAGGAGGAGGATGAAGGCGATTGGGATGGTGGTGGCGTAGATGACTGCGTTGTTGGACTTGGAGTTGTGAGAGGGCGGGGTGGATATGCCGAGGCCGAGGATGCAATGGGCGGCGGTGGGGGAGGTGGGTCCCTCGACGCTGGAGATGCCGGCGGCGTACATGACGGTGAGGTAGAAGCAGTTGAGCTGCGATTCGGTCGTGGCGTTGGCGCTGGCGGCGATGAGGGGGGAGGTGGCGACGATGCCGGCGGTCTGGCAGCGGTCGCAGATCGGCATGGACGAGAGGTCGGGGCCGCAGGCGGCGTCCAGGCCCGCGACGGAGGCGTTCCCAACGACGGCCCTGTACTCGGCGGCGGTGGTGACGCCGGCGCAGAAGGACGGGGAGACGGCGAACTCGTCGGGGGACGGGAAGCAGGACTGCACGAGCGAGGCGCCCGGGAGCGAGGCCGGCGTCGACGCGACCGCCTCGGCGAAGTCGGCGAGGCAGGTGGCGGAGGCCGCCGCGGACGGGACGCGGAAGTGGCCCGTGGCGCGGAGCCGGCCGGCGAGGCCGATGCTGAAGACGGAGAGCAGCGTCTGGCAGCAGGCCGTCATGTTGGGCGCGGCCCCCGCGCACGGCGCGGGGTCCCACGGGAACGTGGGCACGTAGCTCAGGTCCAGCGGGCACGTCCCgttgccgccgcccgccgcggccGCGCCGTCCGTCGAGCCGGCGAGCAGCAGCGCCAGGAGGAGCGGGAGGATCCGGAGGAGCCTCCGCGCCGGCATTTCGGCGAGCAGGTGGTGTGCGGGGGAGGGTGGACCAGGGGTCGGCGTCGGCTTACGTTGGGAGGAGAGCGCGAGAGGAGAAATACTCGAGCAGATAGCGGGGGGGAGAGAGTGGTTGGAGTAAAATGGGGCGTCTCCCTGCGCCAAGCCTTGCGTGTACGGAATAATTTATAAGTTTGCGCGAGGATATGGGCGCAGAGTATGACGGGTGGGGCCTGCGGGGTCGGGTGCGCCGGACCGATGGAGACGTGGGAGGGGTCTGGCTGGTTTGACCGGAAGGTGGCCGGAAGCGAAGAGGAGGTTGTGGTGGTGGCTGCGACTTCGCCGCTTTGTTTGACGTGGCGTGAACTGTGGATTAGTGAGTTTAATGCTTCTGCTAATGTAGAC
This DNA window, taken from Triticum aestivum cultivar Chinese Spring chromosome 1D, IWGSC CS RefSeq v2.1, whole genome shotgun sequence, encodes the following:
- the LOC123182083 gene encoding probable receptor-like protein kinase At1g11050 — its product is MPARRLLRILPLLLALLLAGSTDGAAAAGGGNGTCPLDLSYVPTFPWDPAPCAGAAPNMTACCQTLLSVFSIGLAGRLRATGHFRVPSAAASATCLADFAEAVASTPASLPGASLVQSCFPSPDEFAVSPSFCAGVTTAAEYRAVVGNASVAGLDAACGPDLSSMPICDRCQTAGIVATSPLIAASANATTESQLNCFYLTVMYAAGISSVEGPTSPTAAHCILGLGISTPPSHNSKSNNAVIYATTIPIAFILLLSVLAFFVWRKTRHAEKKKRNHTIPEEGSEDRRPHLRPNTGSILFDIAELSKGTDNFADRNLIGRGGFGVVYRGVLADGSVVAVKKMLNPEMDGGDEEFTNEVEIISHLRHRNLVPLRGCCIVDDDIEEGKQMFLVYDFMPNGSLEEFIFQDRVGSSKRAALTWAQRRNIIMDVAKGLEYLHYGVKPAIYHRDIKATNILLDNEMRARVADFGLARRSREGQSHLTTRVAGTHGYLAPEYALYGQLTEKSDVYSFGVLVLEILSGRHVLDMTASNGPVLITDWAWTLIKAGQSREVLDDALSTCESPRGEAIERFVLVGILCAHVMVALRPTITEAVKMLEGDMDIPEIPDRPLPFGHNFLMFSEAGSNFSASPAISGPLMDNGDMLR
- the LOC543337 gene encoding MADS-box transcription factor 4 isoform X2 codes for the protein MGRGKIEIKRIENSSNRQVTFAKRRAGLVKKAREIGVLCDAEVGVVIFSSAGKLYDFWTPKTTLPRILEKYQTNSGKILWDEKHKSISAEIDRVKKENDNMQIELRHMKGEDVNSLQPKELIAIEEALTNGQTNLRDKMMDHWKMHRRNEKMLEEEHKLLALRMTCISFCQLVKWSIIRACTMVAYGYRWLRTKTPAGRPEQRHEGDGARVPSG
- the LOC543337 gene encoding MADS-box transcription factor 4 isoform X1, whose protein sequence is MGRGKIEIKRIENSSNRQVTFAKRRAGLVKKAREIGVLCDAEVGVVIFSSAGKLYDFWTPKTTLPRILEKYQTNSGKILWDEKHKSISAEIDRVKKENDNMQIELRHMKGEDVNSLQPKELIAIEEALTNGQTNLRDKMMDHWKMHRRNEKMLEEEHKLLALRMTCISFCQLVKWSIIRACTMVAYGYRWLRTKSNLRPPAGRPEQRHEGDGARVPSG